TCGTCGGCGCTGGCGTCACGCATGGTCAGCGGGCCGACTCCAAAACGGGTCTCGATCAGCTTCAGGATCGAGCCGACGTCGCGCACCCGGTGCGACACAAAGTGCGGCCGGATCCACGGCGAGACGATGATGAACGGCACGCGGAAGCCGGTCAGGTCGAAGTTCGCCGCGATGTCGGTCGAGTTCAGCTTGGGGGCGATGTTGTCGGGCTTGGGCATGGGCTGCGGCGGCACGTGGTCGTAGAGCCCGCCGCCTTCGTCGAACGCCAGGATGAACGCCGACGATCCCCAGGTGGGGCTGGCCATGAGCGCGTCCAGGATCTGCTTCACCTTGGCCGAGCCCTTCTGGATGTTGTTCAGCGGGTGCTCGTCGAGGCCCGTCTGGCTGCCGCGCTCGATGAAGATCACCGAAGGCAGCGTGCTCGGGTTCTGAATGTCGGTGAAGAACTTGGAGATGTTGTAGACCTTCCCCTGGTCCTTGCCCCAGATCGAGAACTGCGCCAGGAAAACGCTGCTGTCCAGGTAGTAGTAGCGCCAGGAAACACCGGCGTTGTCGAGCGCCTCGAAGATCGTCTTCTGCGTGAAGCCGCCGCTGGGCGGCGTCACCGGCCGCACGTTGCCGAACGACGTTCCGGTGAACATATACATGCGGTTCGGAATCGTGTTCGAGAGCAGCGGCGAGAAGAACCGGTCGCTGGTGGCGAACTGGAACGCCAGTTCGTAGTAGTACGGCAGGTCGGTCCAGTCGTAGTAACCCATGGCGCGCGTGCCGTCGGGATCGATCGAACTGGGCGCCGATCCGGTGGTCAGCATGAAGCGGTCCATCAGGAACTTCGTGCTCGAACTCATGTTCGTGTACGTCGTCCCGGTGATGTGCGCGTCGTAGTGGCTCTCATTCCAGCTCGGACTCAGATTGTCGGTGCACACCGTTTGGTAGTGGTACGGCGAGACGAGATGTCCGGCGCGGTCTTTGAACTGTACGTTCAGCGGCAGCTCGTCGAACTGGTCGTTGAAGCCGCGGTCGCGGCGGTATTGGCCCATGCGTCCGAAGTAGTTGTCGAACGAGCGGTTCTCCTGGAGCATGAAGAAAATGTGCTTGATGCTGGAAAGCCCGCCACCACCCGGCGGCGGGGGAGGCGGCGGAGGCGGCGGCGGTCCGGAGGTGACCGTCACATAGATCGTCTGCTTGAATACACGGCTGGCCGTATCCAGGCCCTGCACGGTGAGGCGGCGCGTGCCGGCGTTGGCGTTGATGCTGGTGTCGAGGCTGCTGGCCGCGATCTCGTACACCTTCACCCCGTCCAGATAAACCTGCAGCACGCGGATCGGCTTGGAGTCGTTGGCGCCGGCCACCACGTGGATGGGCGAACTCACCGTGGCGCCGTTCGCCGGCGTGCAGATAGTTACCGATGGGTCAATCGAGCTTTGCGGGCAGGGCGCGGCGAAAACGCGCGCCGATCCGGCCGGCAAAAGCGCGCAAAGAAGAACCAGGCCGCCCAAAAGCCGCGGCAGACAGCGTCTTTCCAGGGAGCAAGGGTGAGCAGTCATCTGGGTCCCGGGGGCCGCCCGAAGCGTCGGAGTGGCTCTGTTTCCGGCAGCACAATTGCGGCCATTCTCGCGGTATCTCTGAATATGTACTTAGTAGTTACTAGTCTCTCTGATTGCGCAACACAGCACTTGACCGCGTCCGCGGCCTTCTCTCGCCCCCACGCACTTTGAGGCGTTTCTCT
This genomic interval from Terriglobales bacterium contains the following:
- a CDS encoding alkaline phosphatase family protein, with the translated sequence MPAGSARVFAAPCPQSSIDPSVTICTPANGATVSSPIHVVAGANDSKPIRVLQVYLDGVKVYEIAASSLDTSINANAGTRRLTVQGLDTASRVFKQTIYVTVTSGPPPPPPPPPPPGGGGLSSIKHIFFMLQENRSFDNYFGRMGQYRRDRGFNDQFDELPLNVQFKDRAGHLVSPYHYQTVCTDNLSPSWNESHYDAHITGTTYTNMSSSTKFLMDRFMLTTGSAPSSIDPDGTRAMGYYDWTDLPYYYELAFQFATSDRFFSPLLSNTIPNRMYMFTGTSFGNVRPVTPPSGGFTQKTIFEALDNAGVSWRYYYLDSSVFLAQFSIWGKDQGKVYNISKFFTDIQNPSTLPSVIFIERGSQTGLDEHPLNNIQKGSAKVKQILDALMASPTWGSSAFILAFDEGGGLYDHVPPQPMPKPDNIAPKLNSTDIAANFDLTGFRVPFIIVSPWIRPHFVSHRVRDVGSILKLIETRFGVGPLTMRDASADDMTEFFDFSNPALLTPPPLPAQPATGVCDKTKQNAPGH